One genomic window of Saccharomyces cerevisiae S288C chromosome XII, complete sequence includes the following:
- the LMO1 gene encoding Lmo1p (Homolog of mammalian ELMO (Engulfment and celL MOtility); upstream component for regulation through the small GTPase Rho5p; may form a complex with Dck1p that acts as a GEF for Rho5p; cytoplasmic protein that relocates to mitochondria under oxidative stress; implicated in mitophagy; not an essential protein): MKHNRQMPDESLENIKVLLNPKLGKPVKSLTSAQSKACYHTLISNKNLNKTSDEYEKLLANYILLCDEKYLCKTVIPDSRFWAILCDNCQKLRSETLVANLIRIFNVALKCQDSNKNEVIVSICHISRENSQLIGILLQLLSQRPIHIPLFTDTILCITLFLKCSLTLCETSLSHAVEFVPRILILLFQYNFPASMSELLYIEDLQPLILEEFVPLKQRLINFLSSVSIDDYSCSLKADLLTAIKDNSVFQKGLEMEMGDLPSINLLNAYDTFTFLNSPNGSFKRLYTEQLLFGENDFPLYEAIFKLSDQFRRLFNLSGKKENQYSDSERDLKLQIATAVLNRQTCFYKTLELFLRFWIESLAKSQSDLVSLLNLAIITLKYVCLSSSDLEAAIQTKSLLKTQVVALDSMRYKFARTLQLDSIKKEQYRTWSSSIASFDTMLSGQVRDYVRHQRLLQLQKGTWVYAENPLNPEAGTPKVYFLIVSDNHANLLAREFETQTNDLPYLFDNKILTSPGSEALANGRTKVVVLKHITSFKSIELTTPSRRTSSNVYIKLDEANVYTGVELKDRNDRTVLKFYLDTEEGRYIWLDGLKLISPFQHEDISEDTKEQIDTLFDLRKNVQMINLNVRQDIIVPPPEPSDEDEDEEFYNLETLKKVTQNFYFD, encoded by the coding sequence ATGAAGCATAACAGGCAGATGCCAGATGAAAGCTTGGAAAACATAAAAGTGCTACTGAATCCTAAATTAGGAAAGCCAGTCAAGTCACTTACGAGTGCACAATCAAAAGCTTGCTATCATACGCTGATcagtaataaaaatttgaacaaGACAAGTGATGAATACGAAAAGTTATTGGCAAACTATATCCTCCTTTGTGATGAAAAATACCTATGTAAAACCGTAATTCCAGATTCCCGATTTTGGGCTATATTGTGTGATAATTGCCAAAAGCTAAGGTCAGAAACGTTGGTAGCAAATCTCATTAGGATTTTTAATGTAGCCCTTAAATGCCAAGATTCTAATAAGAATGAAGTTATTGTGAGCATCTGCCACATCTCCAGAGAGAACTCTCAGCTCATTGGAATACTTTTACAACTTTTGTCCCAAAGACCTATTCATATACCGTTGTTTACGGACACTATACTATGCATAACCCTATTTTTAAAATGCTCACTTACATTATGTGAGACATCACTATCACACGCCGTAGAATTTGTACCCAGAATCCTCATTTTGCTATTTCAGTATAACTTTCCAGCTTCCATGTCTGAATTACTTTACATAGAAGACTTGCAACCACTAATCCTTGAAGAATTTGTACCGTTAAAGCAGAGGCtaataaattttctatCTTCGGTTAGTATTGATGATTATTCCTGTTCGCTTAAAGCTGATCTTCTTACAGCCATCAAAGATAACTCCGTATTCCAAAAAGGGTTAGAAATGGAAATGGGCGATCTTCCCAGTataaatttattaaatgCGTATGATACATTCACATTCTTAAACAGTCCTAATGGGTCTTTCAAGAGACTTTACACTGAACAATTGTTGTTTGGCGAGAACGATTTCCCTCTTTATGAAGCAATATTTAAACTTTCAGACCAATTTAGAAGACTTTTCAATCTAAGTgggaaaaaagagaacCAATACTCAGACTCAGAGCGTGATTTAAAATTACAAATTGCTACCGCTGTTCTCAATCGACAAACATGTTTTTACAAAACACTCGAGTTGTTTTTGAGATTTTGGATAGAATCATTAGCAAAATCGCAAAGTGATTTGGTTTCACTGTTAAATTTAGCTATTATCACTTTAAAATATGTTTGTTTGTCATCCAGTGATTTGGAAGCAGCAATACAGACGAAATCCCTTCTCAAGACCCAAGTTGTTGCACTTGACTCTATGAGATATAAATTTGCAAGAACATTACAATTAGACtcaatcaaaaaagaacagtATCGAACCTGGTCATCTAGTATCGCTAGCTTCGATACCATGCTATCAGGCCAGGTTCGTGATTACGTTCGTCATCAAAGACTTCTTCAATTGCAAAAGGGAACGTGGGTTTACGCAGAGAACCCACTGAATCCTGAAGCTGGCACGCCTAAAGTCTACTTCCTCATAGTTTCAGATAACCACGCAAATTTATTAGCCAGAGAATTCGAAACACAAACAAACGATTTACCTTATCTATTCGacaataaaattttaacAAGTCCAGGTTCTGAGGCATTAGCTAATGGCAGAACAAAAGTTGTTGTTTTGAAACATATAACCTCTTTCAAAAGCATAGAACTTACTACACCGAGTCGTCGGACGAGCAGTAATGTTTACATCAAATTAGATGAAGCCAATGTGTACACTGGAGTTGAATTAAAAGATCGTAACGACAGGAcagttttgaaattttatttaGACACAGAAGAGGGAAGATATATATGGCTAGACGGATTGAAATTGATATCTCCATTCCAGCATGAAGATATATCAGAAGACACGAAAGAACAAATAGACACTTTATTTGATTTGAGGAAAAATGTTCAGATGATAAATTTGAACGTTCGTCAGGACATCATAGTGCCTCCACCTGAACCAAGCGACGAggacgaagatgaagaattttatAACTTGGAAACGTTAAAGAAAGTAacccaaaatttttattttgattaA